GTTTTCACCCTTCGCATTTCCCAAAAAGTTCCATCCGTGAACATCGTCTATATAACCATTGCCGTCATCGTCTTTGCCATTGCCAGGGATTTCTTTTGGATTGGTCCATAGCACATCCTTTAAATCCTCATGTTTGATATCGACACCGCTATCCAATACCGCTACGACTACAGGCGTCGATTTACGGCCTTTCAATAGTTCATAAGCTTTCTCTGTACTAATTCCCATTACCCCATCTTTCTGGAAATCTAGATTATACCAGTTTGCTGGAGGCGCGTCTTTATCTTGTTTTTCTTGAGCAAATCCCAATGTCGGCAAAAGTCCGAACGCTAAATAGCATAATAGTTTATTTGTTTTATGCATGTTTCAAAATTTATGTTTTAGCAAATATAATTTATTCGCCGCTTGCGAATTGTTAATAAATCTAAAAAGCGGCTAATTTTGAGTATTTTTATCGTTGCAAAACAAACCATTTACTAGATATGAGCAATAAATTGATAATAAGTTTAATTTTAGCAACTATGATATCTTCTTGTTCTACAGATAAGAACAGCAATAAAAAGGCCATAAAATGGCCGGATGCGACCGCCCCAGTTGCGGCAGAAAAAGCACATCAGCGCGTTATTCATGGCGAGTCTGTCGATGATCCTTACTACTGGCTGAACGATTATTTTAAGAAAGGTGCTGATTCATCTGCGGTCGTAGCCTACCTGGAGGCCGAAAATGGATATACAGATACGATGATGAAGGATACAGAGGCGCTGCAGAGCAAGCTGTTCACGGAAATGAAAAATCGTATTAAGGAAGCGGATGAGTCTGTTCCTTATTTGATGAACGGGTACTATTACTACCGCAAGACCGAAGAAGGAAAGCAATATTATAAATACTGTCGTAAGAAGGGCAGTTTGGATGCGCCAGAGGAGGTTATCTTAAATGTAGATGAGATGGCGGAGGGATTTCCTTATTACTCGGTATCGGGCATAGCAGTGAGTCCGGACAACAAGATGGTAGCTTATGGTGTGGACACTGTTTCGAGAAGAGAGTATGTTATCCATGTGAAGAACCTGGAGACTGGTGAAATATTGAAAGATAGAATTTCACAGACATCGGGAGATCCGGTATGGGCGGCCGATAACAAGACCTTGTTTTATACGGCAAAGCATCCGGTAACATTATTGAGCGAAAAAATAAAGAGACATAGCTTAGGTCAGCCGAGCAGCGCGGATGTCGTTGTTTATGATGAAAAAGATAACACCAATTACATCGGTGTTTGGAAATCGAAGGATGATAAATACATCTTCATCTATTCGGGTGGTACTTTGAGTTCGGAAACCCGTTTTATCAAAGCAGATGAACCTTCCGCAAACTTTACTGTTTTCCAGCCGCGAATTAAAGATGTATTATACAACGTGACGCCACTTGCTGATCGTTTCTTAATCCATACAAACGATAATGCGAAGAACTTCAAGATTATGGAGGCTCCATTAGACAAACCGGGGAAAGAAAACTGGAAAGAATATATCCCGCACCGTGAGGATGTATTGATCGAGGGTATCGACGAGTTTGCTAATTATTTGGCGATTTCTGAACGCAAGAACGGCTTAACGAATTTGGCTATCCGCAATTTAAAAGATAATTCACAACATTACCTAGACTTCGGCGAGGCCGCGTATACCGTTTACCCAAGCACGAATGCCGAGTATCATTCAGATGTCCTTCGTTACGGTTATACTTCATTGGTCACTCCTTCGTCAACCTTCGATTATGACATGAAGACCAAGGAGAAAACCTTGTTGAAACAGCAGGAAGTTTTGGGCGGATACGATGCAGCGCAATATGTAACAGAGCGTATTATGGCGAAAGCTAAAGACGGCGTGCAGGTTCCGATTTCTATCGTCTATAAAAAAGGAACGAAGAAGGACGGGCAGGCGCCATTATTATTATATGCTTATGGCTCGTATGGTGCCTCGATGGACCCGAGCTTCAACTCCGGACGTCTTTCGCTATTAGATCGTGGATTCATCTACGCTATAGCGCATATCCGCGGTGGCGAAGAAATGGGACGTCAATGGTATGAGGACGGAAAGATGATGAAGAAAAAGAATACCTTCACCGATTTTATCGACTGCGGACAATTCTTGATCGATCAAAAATATACCTCCAAAGAACACTTGTATGCACAAGGCGGGAGTGCCGGCGGACTATTGATGGGGGCTATTATCAATATGGCTCCAACCTTATGGAATGGTGTTATTGCTCAGGTTCCATTCGTTGATGTGGTGAACACGATGTTGGATGAAACGATTCCATTGACGACGAACGAATATGACGAATGGGGCAATCCGAACAACAAAGAGGCATATGATTATATGAAGTCTTATTCGCCATACGAAAATATAGAAGCCAAGGAATATCCAAATCTTCTAGTGACTACAGGCTTGCACGATTCACAGGTGCAGTATTTCGAACCCGCGAAATGGGTTGCAAAGCTGCGCAAAGTGAAGAAAGGCGATAATGTGATCCTATTGAAGACTGATATGGATTATGGTCATGGCGGCGCTTCTGGTCGCTTCGACTATCTGAAAGATGTCGCTTTAAACTATTCGTTTTTGCTGAAGTTAGAAGGCATCACCGAATAGGTATAAGACATAAACAAACTCATACTTAATCAAACCCAATACAAACCCCTATCATAGCCCTTTCGAAGCGGTTGTGATAGGGGTTTGTATTGGGTTTAAAAGGGTTCTGTGTCGAAGCAGTGTCGGCCAAAAATAGAATTGTCTAAGATAGAATCTTAGACAAGTAGATCGAAAGGCAGGACCCTTTAGGAGGCTTTGCCTAATTTTAGAAATTATTTAACGTGATATTGCTTGCCAGCGTCCGATTCGGCCTGACATAGAAGTGAAGCTCGATAAGATTATTGATGCTCTTGTTTTTCGATTTCTCTCGAATCAATTTGGTGTTGCTTGTAGTTACGCACAGCATTCTTGCTGGCGGTTTGAGATACCAGGAAGCCGATGATAGCAATAACCGTCACCACGACAATCCCCCAAACATGCTTTTTCTTGTCCTGCTTTACTAACCAGTACATGAAATAAACGTAAGGGATGACAAATATGACAAAGAAGAAAATGCTAGGACCTACCATGTTGTTTTTAAAATTTGGAACAAAATTAAGTATTTATTTGTTCTTCAGAAAATTGGGTAGGTTATTAGATGGAATTCTGACAAAAGATTGATGATGCTGACTGTTTGGAACGAGGGTTGTTATGAAGCAGATGCAAAACTGCTACAAGCTGTAGCAGTTTTATCACGGGGCAAAATCTGTTATGATTAGACAAAGTACAACCGCATTATGCAATTGCGTTTAACACCAATTTGTTTTAAGGACGTTATAAGTCTATTGTTCAAACAATGTTTTTTTAAACGTTTTAAAGATTCAAGAGTCTTATTAGCAGTCTGGCAATGATGGATTTGGCTTGTTGGAGATAAAATAAAAAATCTACAATTATATTGCATAAAAGAAAAAAATAATTGTTTACTTTTGCGCAGTCTGATTACAGCGAACAACAGAATATAATGAACTATAAAAAGGTATATATGAACACATTCGACCGAGCTTTACACAAGCTGGGGGTGAAGGTTTATTATGCGCTTCGTTCATTTAGTTGTCCGCTTCTACGATTCCGACGACCTATTCTGCCTCGAGCTTGATTCTGAGGCAGGCAAACTCCAATTTTAAGGTTCATCAAGCTCGATGGATTCTGTTCAAAATTTAATTTACAGTTTTTTAGAATACCTCGGTATTTATTTTTTAGGTCGACATTATTAATGACAATCTCTGATTTTTTGATTATTCCCGCAACAGCAGCTCATGTGGAGTATGCGGATGATATTTGTAATGAAATGTTCGAGTCTGCAAAGGCTCGCGGAACAGGTATTGCACGTCGTAAGCCGGAATATGTAGCCCGTAAGATGGATGAGGGCAAAGCGGTAATTGCTTTGCACAAAGATGGTCGATGGGCGGGTTTCTGTTATATCGAAACTTGGAGCCATGGTGATTACGTTGCTAATTCGGGGCTTATCGTCAATCCAGAATTTCGTAAGGTCGGCTTAGCTAAGGCGATCAAAAAGCGCGTATTCGAATTGTCTAGAGAGAAATATCCGAAGGCTAAGATATTTGGTTTAACGACGGGTTTGGCGGTAATGAAGATCAACTCTGATTTGGGGTACGAGCCGGTTACTTATTCGGAGCTGACGCAAGACGAGGAGTTCTGGAAAGGTTGCCAATCCTGTGTCAACTATGATATCTTGATGTCTAAAGACCGCAAGAACTGCATGTGTACGGCAATGTTATGGGATCCGGTCGAGAAAGAACGTGAATTGAAGGAGAAGATACAGCGTCGTGCGGAAGCGAAAGAACGTTTGGATCGAATTTCGAAGAAGCAATCGTTGTTGAAGCGTATTGAAGCGAAGCTATGGAAATCGACCAAAAAGTTTGTTGCCAGTGTAATTCCTGTAGGGGTGAAGCCGGTTAAAGGATTTTAAATTGTTATTTTTGTAATTATCAGCATATTAATCATTATAAGATGAAAAAAGTAGTTTTAGCATTTAGTGGCGGATTAGATACCTCATTCTGTTGCATCTATCTATCTCGTGATTTGGGTTTAGAAGTTCATTCTGTTATTGTAAACACGGGTGGATTCTCTGACGAAGAGTTGCAAGCTGTTGAAAAGAGAGCTTATGAATTGGGCGTTAAATCGCATACTACCATTGATGAAACTGAAGACTACTACCGCGATACGATTAAGTATTTGATTTTTGGAAACGTGTTGAAGAATGCGACTTATCCATTGTCTGTATCTGCAGAGCGTGTTTGCCAAGCGACAGCTATTGCAAACTACTGTAAGAAAATCGGTGCTGAGTGCGTTGCGCACGGTTCTACGGGTGCTGGAAACGATCAGGTTCGTTTTGATATGATCTTCCAGACTTTAATTCCGGGGATCGAAATCATTACGCCAATTCGTGATCTAAAATTATCGCGCGAAGCGGAAATTGAGTATTTAAACAATCATGGTGTTGAGTATTCCGCAGAGAAAGCTAAATACTCAATCAATAAAGGTTTGTGGGGAACATCGGTAGGAGGCGCTGAGACTTTGACGTCAAATCAATACTTGCCGGAGTCGGCATGGCCTACGCCCGTTACTTCAAGCGAACCTCGCCAGATTACGATCGATTTTGAAAAAGGTGAGCCTGTGGCTTTGAACGGTGAGAAGATCGGTGCAGTGAAGGTTATTCAAGAGTTACAAGCGATTGCACAGCCTTATGGTATTGGTCGCGATATCCACGTTGGAGATACGATCATCGGTATCAAAGGTCGTGTGGGATTTGAAGCTGCTGCGTCTGTAATCTTGATCAAGGCACACCATACCTTAGAAAAACATACGTTGACGAAATGGCAATTATCTTGGAAGGACCAATTAGCGGCTTTCTACGGTAATTATATGCACGAAGGCCAAATGCACGATCCGGTGATGCGTGATATGGAAGCTTTCCTAAAGAGCTCGCAGGAGACCGTGACAGGCCGTGTATTCGTTGAGCTTCACCCATACCGTTTCGTTATTATCGGAATTGAATCAGAGCATGATTTGATGTCGAACAAATTCGGTAGCTATGGCGAAATGAACGAGGGCTATACTGGCGACGATGTAAAAGGTTTCTCGAAAATCTTTGGTAACCAGACCATCATCTGGCATAAAGTGAACGGCAAAGGCTAAGATATATAAGGCACAGTAGTTTACTGTGCCTTTTTTAATTGAAGATACTATGGAAAAAATTAAAGTAGGAATTGTTGGGTCTGCAGGATATACAGGTGGAGAATTGCTTCGTATCCTGATCTTCCACCCCCAAGTGGATATTGTATTTGCTAATAGTGCATCAAACGCTGGAAACAAGCTGTCTGACGTGCATAACGATTTGTTTGGCGATACTGATTTAACATTTTCCTCTGATTTTCATTCAAATATTGATGTTTTATTTCTGTGCGTGGGGCATGGTGATGCGAAGAAGTTTTTAGATGCCAATCCGGTGGATCCTAGCGTAAAGATTATTGATCTTTCGCAAGATTATCGTCTGCGTGCGAACACGGCTTATCAAGGAAAGGACTTTGTTTATGGTCTGCCTGAATTGAACAAGGATAAGATCAAAGGAGCACAGTACATCGCTAACCCAGGCTGTTTCGCTACGAATATACAGTTAGCCTTATTGCCGCTGGCGAGCAAAGGTTTACTGCCAGAGCAAATCCATGTGAATGCGACAACAGGATCGACAGGGGCAGGGCAGAAGCCTTCGGCTACGACGCATTTCTCCTGGAGAAACAATAACTTATCTGCATACAAATCATTTGACCATCAG
The DNA window shown above is from Sphingobacterium hotanense and carries:
- a CDS encoding S9 family peptidase is translated as MISSCSTDKNSNKKAIKWPDATAPVAAEKAHQRVIHGESVDDPYYWLNDYFKKGADSSAVVAYLEAENGYTDTMMKDTEALQSKLFTEMKNRIKEADESVPYLMNGYYYYRKTEEGKQYYKYCRKKGSLDAPEEVILNVDEMAEGFPYYSVSGIAVSPDNKMVAYGVDTVSRREYVIHVKNLETGEILKDRISQTSGDPVWAADNKTLFYTAKHPVTLLSEKIKRHSLGQPSSADVVVYDEKDNTNYIGVWKSKDDKYIFIYSGGTLSSETRFIKADEPSANFTVFQPRIKDVLYNVTPLADRFLIHTNDNAKNFKIMEAPLDKPGKENWKEYIPHREDVLIEGIDEFANYLAISERKNGLTNLAIRNLKDNSQHYLDFGEAAYTVYPSTNAEYHSDVLRYGYTSLVTPSSTFDYDMKTKEKTLLKQQEVLGGYDAAQYVTERIMAKAKDGVQVPISIVYKKGTKKDGQAPLLLYAYGSYGASMDPSFNSGRLSLLDRGFIYAIAHIRGGEEMGRQWYEDGKMMKKKNTFTDFIDCGQFLIDQKYTSKEHLYAQGGSAGGLLMGAIINMAPTLWNGVIAQVPFVDVVNTMLDETIPLTTNEYDEWGNPNNKEAYDYMKSYSPYENIEAKEYPNLLVTTGLHDSQVQYFEPAKWVAKLRKVKKGDNVILLKTDMDYGHGGASGRFDYLKDVALNYSFLLKLEGITE
- the argG gene encoding argininosuccinate synthase — protein: MKKVVLAFSGGLDTSFCCIYLSRDLGLEVHSVIVNTGGFSDEELQAVEKRAYELGVKSHTTIDETEDYYRDTIKYLIFGNVLKNATYPLSVSAERVCQATAIANYCKKIGAECVAHGSTGAGNDQVRFDMIFQTLIPGIEIITPIRDLKLSREAEIEYLNNHGVEYSAEKAKYSINKGLWGTSVGGAETLTSNQYLPESAWPTPVTSSEPRQITIDFEKGEPVALNGEKIGAVKVIQELQAIAQPYGIGRDIHVGDTIIGIKGRVGFEAAASVILIKAHHTLEKHTLTKWQLSWKDQLAAFYGNYMHEGQMHDPVMRDMEAFLKSSQETVTGRVFVELHPYRFVIIGIESEHDLMSNKFGSYGEMNEGYTGDDVKGFSKIFGNQTIIWHKVNGKG
- the argC gene encoding N-acetyl-gamma-glutamyl-phosphate reductase, with the translated sequence MEKIKVGIVGSAGYTGGELLRILIFHPQVDIVFANSASNAGNKLSDVHNDLFGDTDLTFSSDFHSNIDVLFLCVGHGDAKKFLDANPVDPSVKIIDLSQDYRLRANTAYQGKDFVYGLPELNKDKIKGAQYIANPGCFATNIQLALLPLASKGLLPEQIHVNATTGSTGAGQKPSATTHFSWRNNNLSAYKSFDHQHLQEISESLDQLQEGFLPTGEGSLLERAAEKINFIPQRGDFARGIFSAIYVDSDLSEAAAYELYESFYANHPFTHVSKANIDLKQVVNTNKSIIHLEKHGNKLLILNATDNLLKGASGQAVQNMNLMFGLDEREGLRLKSVGF
- a CDS encoding GNAT family N-acetyltransferase, with translation MTISDFLIIPATAAHVEYADDICNEMFESAKARGTGIARRKPEYVARKMDEGKAVIALHKDGRWAGFCYIETWSHGDYVANSGLIVNPEFRKVGLAKAIKKRVFELSREKYPKAKIFGLTTGLAVMKINSDLGYEPVTYSELTQDEEFWKGCQSCVNYDILMSKDRKNCMCTAMLWDPVEKERELKEKIQRRAEAKERLDRISKKQSLLKRIEAKLWKSTKKFVASVIPVGVKPVKGF